One genomic window of Gossypium hirsutum isolate 1008001.06 chromosome D11, Gossypium_hirsutum_v2.1, whole genome shotgun sequence includes the following:
- the LOC107929751 gene encoding (+)-delta-cadinene synthase isozyme XC14, with amino-acid sequence MSSQISTNLVPSQHGNTSKESRHLSKFKPSFWGDIFLSSPSQMEMGAGTQQEYEELKQEVRRMLVANTDKSSQKLPIIDAVQRLGVACHFEKEIEEALEIIYHHHCNHIEIDGDDLYTTAVRFRLLREHGFNVDCETFNKFKDENGNFKESLIGDVKGMLELYEAAHFQLHGENILEEALSFTTVHLKLAESTVDYPLSTQIANALKRPLRKSLTRLIARSYISIYEGYGTQDENLMKFAQLDFKILQHLHKKEINKINRWWKGLDVATNFPFIRDRFVECYFWMLSVYFEPHYAIARSFATKVICLISILDDIYDAYGRYEELEIFTKAIQRWDTNCIDQLPDYMKLWYSETLNVYKDMEGLMSKEGKSYRVQVAIEAMKRQSQVYYVEAKWLHENYIPTMEEYMPIALVSCGYWTLTMSSFVGMEDSITKETFNWAFNDPKVVRASSTICRLMSDIVGHKVERERTCVLSSGVLHETIWGVNARGLR; translated from the exons ATGTCTTCTCAAATTTCTACAAATCTTGTTCCATCTCAACATGGTAACACCTCCAAGGAAAGTCGTCATTTGTCCAAATTTAAACCTAGCTTTTGGGGGGACATTTTCCTCTCTTCTCCTTCTCAAATG GAAATGGGTGCTGGAACTCAACAAGAGTACGAAGAATTGAAGCAAGAAGTGAGGAGAATGTTAGTGGCAAATACGGATAAATCGTCCCAAAAGTTGCCCATAATTGATGCAGTCCAACGCTTAGGTGTGGCTTGCCATTTCGAGAAAGAGATAGAAGAGGCCTTGGAAATTATATACCATCATCATTGCAATCATATTGAGATTGATGGTGATGATCTTTACACTACTGCTGTTCGATTTCGCCTGCTAAGAGAGCATGGCTTCAATGTTGATTGTG AGACATTTaacaaattcaaagatgagaatgGAAATTTCAAAGAATCTTTAATTGGTGATGTGAAAGGCATGCTAGAATTGTATGAAGCTGCACACTTTCAACTACATGGGGAAAATATATTAGAGGAAGCCCTTTCCTTCACTACAGTTCATCTGAAGTTGGCAGAAAGTACGGTAGACTATCCTCTCTCCACACAAATTGCTAATGCTCTAAAGCGACCCCTTCGCAAGAGCTTGACGAGGTTGATTGCTAGGAGCTACATTTCCATATATGAAGGATACGGTACCCAAGatgaaaatttaatgaaatttgcaCAGTTAGATTTCAAAATCTTACAACATCTACACAAGAAGGAGATAAACAAGATAAACAG GTGGTGGAAAGGTTTAGATGTTGCGACTAATTTTCCTTTTATAAGGGATAGATTTGTGGAATGTTATTTTTGGATGTTGAGTGTATACTTTGAGCCCCACTACGCCATTGCTAGATCTTTTGCGACCAAAGTGATATGCCTCATATCAATTTTGGATGATATTTATGATGCCTATGGCAGATACGAAGAACTTGAAATCTTTACAAAAGCAATCCAAAG GTGGGATACCAACTGCATTGATCAACTTCCAGACTACATGAAATTGTGGTATAGTGAAACTTTAAATGTTTATAAAGATATGGAAGGTTTGATGTCCAAAGAAGGAAAATCATATCGCGTCCAAGTCGCAATAGAAGCA ATGAAACGACAATCTCAAGTTTACTATGTTGAGGCCAAATGGTTGCATGAAAATTACATACCGACAATGGAAGAGTATATGCCGATTGCATTAGTCTCTTGTGGTTATTGGACTCTTACGATGTCATCTTTTGTTGGCATGGAAGATAGCATAACAAAAGAGACATTCAATTGGGCATTTAATGACCCTAAGGTTGTCAGAGCTTCAAGCACTATTTGTAGGCTGATGAGTGATATTGTTGGCCACAAG GTTGAGAGAGAGAGGACATGTGTCCTCAGCAGTGGAGTGCTACATGAAACAATATGGGGTGTCAATGCAAGAGGCCTACGATGA